Proteins encoded by one window of Dermochelys coriacea isolate rDerCor1 chromosome 13, rDerCor1.pri.v4, whole genome shotgun sequence:
- the LOC119842233 gene encoding olfactory receptor 5V1-like, whose amino-acid sequence MEKAEVRNQTPIVEFILLGFGNVPELQTLLFLVFLVIYFLTVSGNILFVALVVADQQLHNPMYFLLGNLSCLEICSTSTILPRLLASLLTGDRTISVKGCIVQLYFFGILTNTENLLLTAMSYDRYLAICNPLRYAALMNGRVCWQLVAGSWLSSLLLCTIVNIFFFQLTFCDSKEIDHFFCDFSPMIKLSCVDTQTLELLTFIIAVIGTFVPFLLTVTSYICIITTILRIPSRIGRQKAFSTCSSHLIVLAILYVTVLTVYIIPTANTPKVLQKIFSVFYTVLTPMINPVIYSLRNKEVKESLRKAILKLVS is encoded by the coding sequence ATGGAGAAAGCAGAAGTAAGAAATCAAACACCTATTGTGGAATTCATCCTCTTAGGATTTGGGAATGTCCCTGAACTGCAGACCCTTCTCTTCCTCGTGTTTCTAGTGATCTACTTTTTGACTGTCTCCGGAAACATCCTCTTCGTTGCACTTGTTGTGGCTGATCAGCAACTTCACAATCCCATGTACTTTTTATTGGGGAACTTGTCCTGCCTGGAGATCTGCTCCACCTCCACCATCCTGCCCAGGCTGCTGGCCAGTCTCCTCACTGGGGACAGAACCATTTCTGTTAAGGGCTGCATTGTGCAATTATATTTCTTTGGTATCCTGACAAATACAGAAAATCTGCTGCTCACGGCAATGTCTTATGATCGGTATTTAGCGATATGCAATCCACTCCGTTATGCTGCTCTGATGAATGGCAGGGTTTGTTGGCAGCTTGTGGCAGGGTCCTGGTTAAGTAGCTTACTGCTTTGCACCAtagtaaatattttcttcttccaaTTAACGTTCTGTGATTCCAAAGAAATTGaccatttcttttgtgatttttcaCCCATGATAAAGCTGTCCTGTGTCGACACCCAGACTCTGGAACTGTTGACATTTATTATCGCTGTCATAGGGACATTTGTGCCCTTTCTTCTGACTGTGACATCCTACATTTGTATCATCACCACCATCCTGAGAATCCCTTCTCGCATCGGGAGGCAAAAGGCATTTTCCACGTGCTCCTCTCACCTCATTGTGCTTGCAATTTTGTATGTGACAGTATTAACTGTCTATATAATTCCAACAGCCAACACTCCCAAGGTCCTACAAAAAATATTCTCTGTCTTCTACACAGTCCTGACTCCTATGATCAACCCTGTCATCTATAGCCTGAGAAACAAGGAGGTCAAAGAGTCCCTAAGAAAAGCTATTCTTAAACTAGTATCTTAG